CAGGACGATCTGCTCCTTGGTGTCCGTCGGCCAGTTTTTCCGTTGCTTCCCCATACTTTCCCTCCAGTGTGCCCGACCCTCGCAAGGGGGCGGGTGATTTTGGAAGGATTTCCTGGAGCATTACCCCGTTGTCCGTGAAGATGGCGGCTGGCTGAGCGCGCTTAGCCAGCACTGTGTCGAGGAGCCGCACCACGTCGGTGCCAGTGATCGACGTGCCTATATGCATCCCCACGTTCTCGAGGGTGAAGTCGTCCACGACGTTCAACACCCGGAATCGCTGCCCCGAGGCGAGCTGGTCGGACATAAAGTCCATGCTCCACCGCTGATTGGGTCCAGGAACGGAGGGTTTCTGGACACGCTCCCCAGCGTTCAGTTTCTTGCGGACCTTGCGTCGCACGGTAATGCTCCAGGAAATCCTTCCAAAATCACCCGCCCACTTGCGAGGGTGAGGCATTCTGGAGGGGAATCATGGGGAAACAGCGGAAAAACTGGCCGACAGACACCAAGGAGCAGATTGTTCTGGC
This region of Deinococcus terrestris genomic DNA includes:
- a CDS encoding DDE-type integrase/transposase/recombinase gives rise to the protein MRRKVRKKLNAGERVQKPSVPGPNQRWSMDFMSDQLASGQRFRVLNVVDDFTLENVGMHIGTSITGTDVVRLLDTVLAKRAQPAAIFTDNGVMLQEILPKSPAPLRGSGTLEGKYGEATEKLADGHQGADRP